The following proteins are encoded in a genomic region of [Eubacterium] hominis:
- a CDS encoding plasmid pRiA4b ORF-3 family protein gives MNAYQLKISMKGAKPPVWRRVNVPKDLTFNELHETIQRLFGWMDEHLYKFRIASQMLEILGPGVETNYLDDIFAEDHYLYEFLNEGTRFQYIYDFGDWWDHAILVEKEIEMEENYPVLIKWKGDNFAEDSGNVEGYEEIVKRSKDKKDADQKELMQWLKMQHIPFDEYYVKEQLSEIIKAHEDLDKEIEKQLDQSMLALRKTLMTKDIGELSLIEMEKSDMTYYIGFNRMDNDIVLQIYDDETAYLQGVDYVSPQASCNIFANTICVIFNEEELPNLGWNCSDGKSTIKILRTGYFPVDLNNDDALLVINILQGIEEILSQWKKPLPSYETNECLHATHNHQDWIISKQQIRLHATRDLVHLDEKEIEQIEREGVHHAGTVLCDVLSAPSPMMMNKAYDVLLLIESDTVNAKVTLPHELLGDMVQINIQILQALAQFFKENGIPDTLKVNSENMRFMLSAFCEDLGIMLLMEPFRTQFETMLLPDIDEKDIEILDTLAHLSGEEFYDFMESMDENELMAFQEFITKYLDSDDLNDIFEDSLALKKDDHGKKKFDA, from the coding sequence ATGAATGCTTACCAATTAAAAATATCAATGAAGGGTGCGAAGCCCCCTGTTTGGAGAAGAGTCAACGTCCCAAAAGATTTAACTTTTAACGAATTGCACGAAACAATTCAACGTTTATTTGGGTGGATGGATGAACATTTATATAAGTTTAGGATTGCTTCACAAATGTTAGAAATATTAGGACCAGGTGTAGAAACGAACTATCTGGATGATATATTTGCGGAAGATCATTATCTGTATGAATTTTTAAATGAAGGCACAAGATTTCAATATATTTATGATTTCGGTGACTGGTGGGATCATGCGATCCTTGTGGAAAAAGAAATTGAAATGGAAGAAAATTATCCTGTGTTGATCAAATGGAAAGGTGATAATTTTGCGGAAGATTCTGGTAATGTTGAGGGTTATGAAGAAATTGTAAAACGTTCTAAGGATAAAAAAGATGCAGATCAGAAAGAACTGATGCAATGGTTAAAAATGCAACATATTCCTTTTGATGAATATTATGTAAAAGAACAATTAAGTGAAATCATAAAAGCTCATGAAGATTTGGATAAAGAGATAGAAAAACAATTAGATCAAAGCATGCTTGCCTTGCGTAAAACACTGATGACAAAAGATATAGGCGAACTTTCTTTAATTGAGATGGAAAAAAGTGATATGACTTATTACATCGGTTTTAATCGTATGGATAATGATATCGTCTTACAGATTTATGATGATGAAACAGCGTATTTACAAGGCGTTGATTATGTATCCCCTCAGGCTTCCTGTAATATCTTTGCCAATACCATTTGTGTGATATTCAATGAAGAAGAATTACCAAATCTTGGGTGGAACTGCTCTGATGGAAAATCAACGATAAAAATACTGCGTACTGGTTATTTTCCTGTCGATTTAAATAATGATGATGCTTTATTGGTCATAAATATTCTACAAGGTATTGAAGAGATTTTATCCCAATGGAAAAAACCTTTGCCTTCTTATGAAACAAATGAATGCCTGCATGCGACACATAATCATCAAGATTGGATAATATCTAAACAGCAGATTCGATTACATGCGACACGTGATCTTGTACATTTGGATGAAAAGGAAATTGAACAGATTGAACGTGAAGGCGTACATCATGCAGGTACGGTTTTATGCGATGTTTTAAGTGCTCCAAGTCCAATGATGATGAACAAAGCTTATGATGTTTTATTATTGATTGAATCAGATACAGTCAATGCGAAGGTTACCTTACCGCATGAACTATTGGGTGATATGGTACAGATCAATATCCAGATACTACAGGCACTTGCACAATTTTTCAAAGAAAACGGTATTCCGGATACATTAAAAGTGAATAGTGAAAATATGCGTTTTATGTTAAGTGCTTTTTGTGAAGATTTAGGTATCATGTTATTGATGGAACCTTTCCGTACCCAGTTTGAAACGATGCTGCTTCCAGATATCGATGAAAAAGATATAGAAATATTAGATACTCTGGCTCATTTAAGTGGTGAAGAATTTTATGATTTCATGGAAAGTATGGATGAAAATGAATTGATGGCATTTCAGGAGTTCATCACAAAATATTTAGATTCAGATGATTTAAATGATATCTTTGAAGACAGTCTTGCACTGAAGAAAGATGATCATGGAAAGAAAAAATTTGACGCATAA
- a CDS encoding DegV family protein codes for MKIAVLTDTGSALNVIDAQKYGLYLLPLQVIDEEVSYQDGVDITTMELYERLKKNHTPKTSMPILSVIENQIAQIKADGYDAILSLPLSSGLSSTYNAIEVCGKDLGIPVVTIENYTTCDLQGYGAILAKHYVDEGKSIEEVKALVEEKVKTSGTLILPNDLQHLKRGGRLTPLAAAAAGLLKIKPILRIDPQTNGKIDVFEKVRTEKKAISFAVDYIIDHLHGKPGKIFVIHSDCLDRAQEVKHMLLEKDPTLDIETNYISAVISAHTGLDCIAIQYIEK; via the coding sequence ATGAAGATAGCTGTATTAACAGATACAGGAAGTGCATTAAATGTGATAGATGCACAAAAATATGGACTGTATCTTCTGCCACTTCAGGTCATTGATGAAGAAGTATCCTATCAGGATGGCGTAGACATCACGACGATGGAGTTATATGAAAGATTAAAGAAGAATCATACACCAAAAACAAGTATGCCAATCTTATCTGTGATTGAAAATCAGATTGCGCAAATCAAAGCAGATGGATATGATGCGATTCTTTCCCTTCCATTAAGCAGTGGATTATCATCAACATATAATGCAATTGAAGTATGTGGCAAAGATTTAGGCATACCGGTTGTGACAATTGAGAATTACACAACCTGCGATTTGCAGGGTTATGGCGCAATACTAGCAAAACATTATGTGGATGAAGGAAAAAGTATAGAAGAAGTAAAGGCGCTGGTAGAAGAAAAAGTAAAGACAAGTGGTACATTGATTCTGCCAAATGATTTACAGCACTTAAAACGAGGTGGGCGATTAACGCCACTTGCGGCAGCTGCGGCAGGTTTATTGAAAATCAAACCCATCTTACGTATTGATCCACAAACCAATGGAAAGATCGATGTATTTGAAAAAGTACGTACAGAGAAGAAAGCAATATCCTTTGCAGTGGATTATATCATTGATCATTTACATGGAAAACCGGGGAAAATCTTCGTTATTCACTCAGATTGTTTAGATCGTGCGCAAGAGGTTAAACATATGTTGTTGGAGAAAGATCCTACCTTAGATATAGAAACAAACTATATCAGTGCTGTGATCAGTGCACATACAGGACTTGATTGTATTGCTATTCAATACATTGAAAAATAG
- a CDS encoding YafY family transcriptional regulator: protein MQTLRLFEILYILLQNKKTTAKYLAQHFEVSVRTIYRDLDVLTLAGIPIYTNKGKNGGIFLNEDYILNRSFFSDDEQAKLLAALRSQQIVDPEASDTLLSKLSAIFQKPEIPWIQVDFRNWQEEDHDDLFLSLKSAILKHQVVTFLYHDAKGNSKQRTVEPLQLLFKGQAWYLVAYCRERKAQRTFKIKRMQHLKILPQHFTRELIEVNHPYQQYQQTCIDVVLRIDLSMGYRVFEEFPRDSIEVKEDHYLIKCRMPDCEMTYGVLISYGEALTVLSPAHIKEGVILRIQKILSNYL, encoded by the coding sequence ATGCAAACATTACGTTTATTTGAAATACTATATATCCTTCTGCAAAACAAAAAGACAACTGCGAAATATCTGGCACAACATTTTGAAGTCAGTGTCCGTACAATTTATCGTGATTTAGATGTATTGACGCTTGCCGGTATCCCTATATATACCAACAAAGGCAAAAACGGCGGTATCTTTTTAAATGAGGATTATATCTTGAATCGAAGCTTTTTCAGTGATGATGAACAAGCAAAATTATTAGCTGCCTTACGTAGTCAACAAATTGTAGATCCAGAAGCATCTGATACTTTATTATCTAAACTAAGTGCCATCTTTCAAAAACCGGAAATCCCATGGATTCAGGTAGATTTTCGCAATTGGCAGGAAGAAGATCATGATGATTTATTTCTTAGCTTAAAATCCGCAATTCTAAAACATCAGGTAGTTACCTTTCTCTATCATGATGCAAAAGGCAACAGCAAACAGCGCACTGTAGAACCATTACAGCTTTTATTCAAAGGACAGGCCTGGTATCTTGTCGCTTATTGCAGGGAAAGAAAAGCCCAGCGTACTTTTAAAATCAAACGTATGCAGCATCTGAAAATATTGCCACAGCATTTCACTCGTGAATTGATAGAAGTAAATCATCCATACCAACAATACCAGCAAACATGTATAGATGTTGTTTTACGCATTGATTTATCCATGGGATATCGTGTATTTGAAGAATTTCCTCGTGATAGCATTGAAGTAAAAGAAGATCATTATCTGATTAAATGCAGAATGCCAGATTGTGAAATGACTTATGGAGTCTTGATTTCTTATGGCGAAGCATTAACTGTACTTTCCCCTGCCCATATCAAAGAAGGCGTCATTCTACGTATACAAAAGATATTAAGTAATTATCTTTAA
- a CDS encoding GyrI-like domain-containing protein — translation METFDYKKAYKDLYILKTKPMMIQVPSMNFVMVKGNGNPNEPDGAYANALQILYGISYTIKMSKKNSMHIKGYFDYVVPPLEGFWWMDDIQGIDVTQKNSFHWYAFIRLPEFVNQEIFEWACAQTQKKKPQLDVSLAKFVTLEEGLCVQIMHKGCYDDEPASIEKMHAFMEAEGYELDFTGIYNTGQPRMHHEIYLSNPNKSKPENLKTVIRHPIRRK, via the coding sequence ATGGAAACATTTGATTATAAAAAAGCATATAAAGATTTATATATACTGAAAACAAAACCAATGATGATTCAGGTTCCATCCATGAATTTTGTGATGGTCAAAGGAAATGGCAATCCAAATGAGCCAGATGGCGCATATGCCAATGCTTTACAGATTCTATATGGCATCAGTTATACCATAAAAATGAGTAAAAAAAATTCTATGCATATCAAAGGATATTTTGATTATGTTGTGCCACCACTAGAAGGTTTTTGGTGGATGGATGACATACAGGGAATTGATGTTACACAAAAGAACAGCTTTCACTGGTATGCTTTCATTCGTTTACCTGAGTTTGTCAATCAGGAAATATTTGAATGGGCATGTGCACAGACACAAAAGAAAAAACCACAGCTTGATGTATCACTTGCGAAGTTTGTGACACTTGAAGAAGGTTTATGTGTACAAATCATGCACAAAGGCTGTTACGATGATGAACCAGCATCTATTGAAAAGATGCATGCCTTTATGGAAGCTGAAGGCTATGAACTGGATTTTACAGGCATCTATAACACAGGGCAGCCCAGAATGCATCATGAAATATATTTAAGTAATCCAAATAAATCAAAACCAGAAAATTTAAAAACGGTGATTCGTCACCCAATAAGGAGAAAATGA
- a CDS encoding YoaP domain-containing protein — protein sequence MEFIKLTPENIEKEHICCALSDKAQVQMKKIWLTQRMKEGLQFYRLQAKGKVFIEYAPITCAWAPVEGKNMMMIDCFWVSGQYKGKGYSNALLSQCIQDAKDANMDGIAVISSEKKLGFLSDGDYLKYKGFTLVDEAGVYQLLYLPLTDNKAMPHFTDTAKTMKTKEDGFVLYYTPQCPFALKYAEILKQHVEAAGIPVHLHLLQSKQEVMEVPAPWCVHALFIDGKFITHEIQSEKKLDKLIAAYGKDKTKG from the coding sequence ATGGAATTTATAAAACTTACACCAGAAAATATAGAAAAGGAGCATATCTGTTGTGCTTTAAGTGATAAAGCCCAGGTTCAGATGAAAAAGATATGGTTAACACAGCGCATGAAAGAAGGCTTGCAGTTTTATCGTCTACAGGCAAAAGGCAAAGTATTTATTGAATATGCGCCAATTACTTGCGCATGGGCACCTGTGGAAGGCAAGAATATGATGATGATCGACTGTTTCTGGGTCAGTGGACAATATAAAGGGAAAGGCTACAGCAATGCATTATTATCTCAATGTATTCAGGATGCCAAAGATGCGAATATGGATGGCATAGCGGTAATATCCAGTGAAAAAAAACTAGGCTTTCTAAGTGATGGCGATTATTTAAAGTATAAGGGCTTTACACTTGTTGATGAAGCAGGTGTCTATCAATTACTATATCTGCCTCTTACCGATAACAAAGCTATGCCACATTTTACCGATACCGCTAAAACAATGAAAACAAAAGAAGATGGTTTTGTATTATACTATACACCACAATGTCCTTTTGCTTTAAAATATGCGGAAATCTTAAAACAGCATGTAGAAGCTGCTGGTATTCCTGTACATCTGCACCTACTTCAAAGTAAACAAGAAGTCATGGAAGTCCCTGCCCCATGGTGTGTTCATGCATTGTTTATAGATGGAAAATTCATAACACATGAAATCCAATCTGAAAAGAAACTAGATAAACTCATTGCGGCTTATGGAAAAGATAAAACAAAAGGATAA
- a CDS encoding effector binding domain-containing protein → MEKIKQKDNRFLIGKRIPLTASFSKNMSLITSFWQSFQQDIKRYHLQQKKPFEKYGITFREQSKLYYACCLPADITYPDDFEIFLLPRSHYFLYEHIGPMRKLPDTIQYLMKQHLPAAHLTPKQIDLVYYEAYRPGFAYQDEYSVIEIGIPILQDTPDHMPSISAKSLLQGNGKPTEPYTWFGMDYNMNLYKGCPHGCIYCDSRSSCYQVDNFDIVRKKENELSILEMELKRKKRKGVIGIGSMSDTYHPFEKTEKITHDALELIYRYGFGVGIDTKSDLILKDIDLISAISKQYPSIVKITITTADDTLCRIIEPHVCVSSKRFIILEKLHQAGIFAGILMMPILPFINDSEENIKTIIEQAHLHHAKFIYPGFGVTLRSNQRSYFYYQLDRFFPGKRQLYEKYYHNTYSCESLHHQALWKLFQKECQKYGILYRMNDIIHAYKKETGIKQMSLL, encoded by the coding sequence ATGGAAAAGATAAAACAAAAGGATAATCGTTTCCTGATTGGAAAACGTATTCCTCTAACTGCTTCTTTTTCTAAAAACATGTCTTTGATCACATCATTTTGGCAAAGTTTTCAACAGGATATCAAGCGTTATCATCTTCAACAAAAAAAGCCCTTTGAAAAATATGGCATCACCTTTCGTGAACAATCAAAGTTGTATTATGCTTGTTGTTTGCCTGCGGATATCACCTATCCCGATGACTTTGAAATCTTTCTATTGCCCCGTTCCCACTATTTTCTTTATGAACATATTGGTCCTATGCGCAAACTACCAGATACCATACAATACCTGATGAAACAGCATTTACCAGCTGCACATCTTACACCAAAACAAATAGATCTTGTTTATTATGAAGCCTATCGACCAGGTTTTGCTTATCAGGATGAATATTCTGTTATAGAAATCGGTATTCCCATCTTACAGGATACACCAGATCATATGCCCAGCATCAGCGCAAAATCTTTACTTCAGGGAAATGGTAAACCCACAGAGCCATATACCTGGTTTGGCATGGATTATAATATGAATTTATACAAAGGCTGTCCTCATGGTTGTATTTATTGTGATTCTCGCAGTTCGTGTTATCAGGTAGATAACTTTGATATCGTTCGTAAGAAAGAAAATGAATTATCTATTCTTGAAATGGAACTAAAACGCAAGAAACGAAAAGGTGTTATAGGAATTGGTTCCATGTCTGATACCTATCATCCATTTGAGAAAACAGAGAAAATCACACATGATGCATTAGAGCTGATCTATCGTTATGGATTTGGTGTTGGCATTGATACCAAAAGTGATTTGATCCTGAAAGATATTGATTTAATTTCAGCAATATCAAAACAATACCCTAGCATTGTAAAAATCACCATTACAACCGCAGATGATACATTATGCCGTATCATCGAACCACATGTCTGTGTCAGTTCCAAGCGCTTTATAATATTAGAAAAACTGCATCAGGCTGGTATTTTCGCTGGTATTTTAATGATGCCCATACTTCCCTTCATCAATGACAGTGAAGAAAATATCAAAACAATTATTGAACAGGCACACTTGCATCATGCCAAATTCATCTATCCAGGTTTTGGTGTGACCTTGCGATCAAATCAACGCAGTTATTTTTACTATCAACTGGATCGCTTTTTCCCAGGAAAACGACAGCTATATGAAAAATATTATCACAATACCTATTCCTGTGAATCTCTTCATCATCAAGCTTTATGGAAACTATTCCAAAAAGAATGCCAGAAATACGGTATCCTCTATCGCATGAACGATATCATTCATGCATATAAAAAAGAAACCGGCATCAAACAGATGTCACTATTATAA
- a CDS encoding AraC family transcriptional regulator, which yields MNYHLTNVTLTTDNTIEGMEKIQALWNDITTGNLPLLCDNEHHPIENVTPISCYSNYTSDEKGTYDLTIMAETLDFFTKMEEKIAQGTYLLYEETNDEGNIEACTKQAWIRIWDDQNKQLIKRSFTKDYEASIPKAFSKDNKAHCYVYIAIQQ from the coding sequence ATGAATTATCATCTAACAAACGTTACACTAACAACCGACAACACAATAGAAGGCATGGAAAAAATCCAGGCACTCTGGAACGATATCACAACAGGAAATCTTCCCCTGTTATGTGATAATGAACATCATCCTATTGAAAATGTGACACCCATTTCCTGTTACAGCAATTATACATCAGATGAAAAAGGCACCTATGATTTAACCATTATGGCAGAAACATTGGATTTCTTCACAAAGATGGAAGAAAAAATTGCACAAGGCACTTACCTTCTATATGAGGAAACAAATGATGAGGGAAATATCGAAGCTTGTACAAAACAAGCATGGATTAGAATCTGGGATGATCAAAACAAACAGCTTATCAAACGCAGCTTTACAAAAGATTATGAAGCTAGCATTCCCAAAGCATTCTCAAAAGACAACAAGGCTCATTGTTATGTATATATCGCAATCCAGCAGTAA
- a CDS encoding helix-turn-helix transcriptional regulator, with translation MARKEFQTLTEQMFYILLVLRQPHHGYEIMQQIDEITHGRIKVGAGTLYTLLSRFEEEGFIKKVGEDQRKKIYRITKEGNELFEKEKQRLKQMLIDSGEV, from the coding sequence ATGGCACGAAAAGAATTTCAGACACTGACAGAACAAATGTTTTATATTTTACTTGTTTTAAGACAGCCTCATCATGGCTATGAAATCATGCAACAGATTGATGAAATCACCCATGGCCGTATCAAAGTAGGTGCCGGCACTTTGTATACTCTGCTTTCTCGTTTTGAAGAAGAAGGCTTCATCAAAAAAGTAGGAGAAGATCAACGTAAGAAAATCTATCGAATCACGAAAGAAGGAAATGAATTATTTGAAAAAGAAAAACAACGCTTAAAACAAATGTTAATTGATAGCGGGGAGGTATGA
- a CDS encoding DUF2812 domain-containing protein — translation MKTLYTINAFHPMDYQAIQQYLEHKAQKGYILKKIGYFFKFQKEEPQDLVYCVDFFPKITLFSSQNIEEAKDYRSFCEESGWKFVCGYDKMQIFCAKRSDHLIPIQTEDMIQYKIVKKSIMPTLIALILAFAYILYCIYDVFSYHPRFATLDDDFIRFAIPAVIFGVIIIAIELFRYFYLLLLNKHRIKNGLSTHNTSYQNAMLSRYLDILIIVVMLFACLLTLMMAPHKDAFLYNHLQPFLYPAIGMFLGSSLLFIRNHFSIKTEVNQMLTLFVFLAIIPISTGISYSLDLQSQKLSSIKQTAYFNYFNDSLSNKGTWEVLDINSSSHVPLQFKASYSTDNSQFDIMMMEIKNQNEAAYFLKEKLIDDYTFSHGHFNTRSMKYIYGDVPDDQTLYQAYPEYKHPDIDQGYDLTSDNYPAFIVQKDNYIYSIRMSVYDEKLTKQYLQIFEDFLTI, via the coding sequence ATGAAAACATTATATACAATCAATGCTTTTCATCCAATGGACTATCAGGCAATACAACAATACTTAGAACACAAAGCGCAAAAAGGATATATCTTAAAGAAAATAGGATATTTCTTCAAATTTCAAAAAGAAGAACCGCAGGATTTAGTTTATTGCGTGGATTTCTTTCCAAAAATCACTTTATTTTCTTCTCAAAATATCGAAGAAGCAAAAGATTATCGTTCCTTTTGTGAAGAAAGCGGCTGGAAATTTGTCTGTGGTTATGACAAAATGCAAATATTCTGTGCCAAACGAAGTGATCATTTAATACCAATTCAAACAGAAGATATGATTCAATATAAGATTGTGAAAAAATCCATCATGCCTACCCTCATTGCATTGATTCTTGCATTTGCTTATATTTTATACTGCATTTATGATGTTTTTTCCTATCATCCTCGCTTTGCAACTTTAGATGATGACTTTATCCGTTTTGCGATTCCCGCTGTGATTTTTGGTGTAATCATCATAGCGATAGAACTATTCCGTTATTTTTATCTGCTTCTATTAAATAAACATCGGATAAAAAACGGTTTATCCACACATAATACATCTTATCAAAATGCAATGTTGTCTCGCTATCTGGATATATTGATTATTGTGGTAATGCTTTTTGCCTGTCTGCTTACCCTCATGATGGCACCTCATAAAGATGCATTCCTATATAATCATCTACAACCTTTCTTATATCCTGCAATCGGAATGTTTCTTGGTTCTTCACTTCTATTTATACGTAATCACTTTTCAATTAAAACAGAAGTCAATCAAATGCTTACCCTATTTGTTTTCTTAGCCATCATCCCCATATCTACAGGCATTTCTTATTCTCTAGATTTACAAAGCCAAAAACTATCCAGTATCAAACAAACCGCCTATTTCAATTACTTCAATGATTCCTTATCAAATAAAGGAACATGGGAAGTCCTCGATATCAACAGTTCCTCCCATGTCCCATTACAATTTAAAGCAAGCTATTCCACTGATAATTCTCAATTTGATATCATGATGATGGAAATAAAAAATCAAAATGAAGCTGCCTATTTCCTAAAAGAAAAATTAATTGATGACTACACCTTTTCACATGGCCACTTTAATACAAGATCAATGAAATATATCTATGGGGATGTTCCTGATGATCAAACATTGTATCAAGCATATCCAGAATATAAGCATCCTGATATTGATCAAGGATACGATTTAACATCAGATAATTATCCAGCTTTCATTGTACAAAAAGACAATTATATATATAGTATCAGAATGTCTGTATATGATGAAAAATTAACAAAGCAATATCTTCAGATATTTGAAGATTTCCTAACCATTTAA
- a CDS encoding hemolysin III family protein produces the protein MEQQSMKDMFKLEFGEEVANCVTHGVMALLCLFALPCVAVYGYIQAGMLKAIGDAIFVISLFLMFIVSTLYHSMPFGTTHKYVFRKLDHICIYFAIAGSYTPIALTVIGGTKGFVIIAIEWLAVLGGILLKSISSHAFPKLSMAIYMIMGWVAILFIPDLVRGSSILFISLIVAGGLMYTIGAVFYKHPEKKYYHSIWHICINIASIFHFIAIIFLI, from the coding sequence ATGGAACAGCAATCCATGAAAGATATGTTTAAATTAGAATTTGGAGAAGAAGTTGCTAACTGTGTCACACATGGGGTTATGGCCTTGTTGTGTTTGTTTGCACTTCCGTGTGTTGCTGTTTATGGCTATATACAGGCAGGCATGCTAAAAGCAATCGGAGATGCCATCTTTGTGATTAGTTTATTTCTGATGTTTATCGTTTCTACGCTGTATCATTCCATGCCATTTGGCACAACACATAAATATGTATTTCGTAAATTGGATCATATTTGTATCTATTTTGCGATAGCAGGAAGTTATACACCAATTGCATTAACTGTTATCGGTGGCACAAAAGGATTTGTTATTATCGCTATAGAATGGCTGGCAGTACTTGGCGGTATCTTATTGAAAAGTATTAGTTCCCATGCATTTCCAAAGCTGTCTATGGCAATCTATATGATAATGGGATGGGTCGCAATCCTGTTCATTCCTGATTTAGTAAGAGGCAGTTCCATCTTATTCATCTCATTGATTGTCGCAGGTGGTTTAATGTATACCATTGGCGCTGTCTTTTACAAACACCCAGAGAAAAAGTACTATCATTCCATTTGGCATATATGTATCAATATCGCCAGTATCTTCCATTTTATAGCGATTATCTTTCTTATTTAA
- a CDS encoding DegV family protein — protein sequence MNKQKTAILTDTCCNVPEAYAKKYDMYVIPLKVIYKDREYLDGVDITPEEVYESLSKEIPKSSLPDGEAILSIFDKIKADGYENVIAITLSSGLSGTNNMIHLLSKDYEGLNFFILDTKNISIGGGFHAIQAGRYLEDGMSFENICEKLQNEVYKCKVFFVVETLEYLQKGGRIGLVASLFGNALNLKPIISCNDEGIYYTVAKVRGRKQSISKTIELALKLAGDHKRYNVAIMNGAAKELAADIKKEILPKLPNVDIFIEEQVTPVLGVHTGPGTIGIGVQILED from the coding sequence ATGAATAAACAGAAAACAGCAATTCTGACGGATACATGTTGTAATGTACCAGAAGCTTATGCGAAAAAATATGATATGTATGTCATTCCTTTAAAGGTAATTTATAAAGATAGGGAATACTTAGATGGCGTAGATATTACACCGGAAGAAGTATATGAAAGCTTATCAAAAGAAATTCCAAAGTCCAGTTTGCCTGATGGAGAAGCTATTCTTTCTATCTTCGACAAGATCAAAGCTGATGGATATGAAAATGTGATTGCGATAACATTATCCAGTGGATTAAGTGGCACAAATAATATGATTCATTTATTATCAAAAGATTATGAAGGATTAAATTTCTTTATTTTGGATACAAAAAATATCTCTATTGGCGGTGGCTTCCATGCGATTCAGGCAGGCCGCTATCTAGAAGATGGTATGTCTTTTGAAAATATATGTGAAAAACTTCAAAATGAAGTATATAAGTGTAAAGTATTCTTCGTTGTGGAAACTTTAGAATATCTTCAAAAGGGTGGAAGAATTGGTTTGGTCGCATCTTTATTTGGGAATGCATTAAATTTAAAACCAATCATTTCATGTAACGATGAAGGCATTTATTATACAGTCGCAAAAGTACGTGGTAGAAAACAATCTATCTCAAAAACAATTGAGCTTGCGTTAAAACTGGCAGGTGATCATAAGCGTTACAATGTTGCGATTATGAATGGAGCCGCAAAAGAACTTGCCGCAGATATCAAAAAAGAAATTCTGCCAAAACTTCCAAATGTAGATATCTTCATTGAAGAGCAGGTGACACCAGTATTAGGTGTTCATACAGGACCTGGCACTATTGGCATTGGTGTACAGATTCTTGAAGATTAA